The DNA segment gaaagtaaaataatgTCTCTTTAAATTCATCTAAAATGTATATCGTTGCACACGTGTCTTAACACAAAATCTTTTGGATgttagtcacacaaacacacacacacacacgcatgcatgcacacacacacacacacacacacacacatatatatgtatatatatatatatatatatatatatatatatatatatatatatatatatatatatatatatatatatatatatatatatatataaagcaaggATGCACAGAGTAAGGTTCaacgtgacagtaaagacttatatATAAATCCATTTCAATGCCGTCCTTGGTATCATGGTttcaaaaaaacatattaatcagGGTAATTGTTTTCAATTACtaaaacatgaattaatttattgcagaaatgtttttttacacAACATTTGACTaagttataaaacatttaatattatcaATCTACTTAAATTAGTGCAGTATATTAGTTTATGAGCATTcatgttcacatttttaaaacaatctttttaaaaattgtaatattatcaaATCTTACCTAAAATCTTTAAAAGTTTTAGAATTGTCTTCACTGAGAGCCAGAATGATTTACTGAAGTTGTTCTCTCATTCTCTTATACTTCCTGTTAACCTGGTCACTGAAAACGAGGGCTGTTCGCGACTAAGGTTTTTTCTGGTTGACTTGTAGTTGTTCATTTGAAGCATTAGTTgactaatcaattaattaaatccTTGTAATGAGCCTTAAATTGCCTTCATAGCCTATAAGTGCTCAAGCACACGCACAAAGCTTGCCACGGCGCACTGCAGAAGCTAATGGTTATGAATGTGTCATTGAAAAACAGCAAAGATGCTGCATTAACATTTTGTATTGATGCATTGATAGCCCTACACTATAGTGCTTTCTGTGTTTTCATCTTTCATGAATTTCATCTATTCGTCTTTAAGGCTTGTGAAGGTTTACAGGGTAATCTGAGTTTTGCGCTCAAGTTTACAGACCATCACGGCCAAAAAtgcatcctgtttgctttcaatattttacaaaagcacaatgttttgttgttattgtgagtgcacacaaatgaACATAGACTCTTTACATATTTGCAAGATGTATTACTTTTATCTGAATGACCATAAATGGAGTATATTAAGAGCAAGTGAGCGCACTggtgcctccatctgtcctgtAGTGAGCTACTGTTCAGCTCCACACTCCGTACAGACACTGAATAGCGCACCTTTCTTTCTCTAGAAGATTATTTCTCTAGACGACATTAGATTGAGCAGCCATGTGAAGTTGCTAGTAATACTTAAATATTTCAGATGATTAACCATATTTGGGAGGTCAATGAATGATAGGCGAGCGTTTGGATGTCCTGTCTGATATACTGTATTACCACAAAGACCAGCCGTTAATGATCTGTCCTTCACAGACTGCGTGACTTCATCTGTGATTTTTGTTATTCTCCgactaagtgaaaaaaaaacattttggttgaCCAAGCCTTTTCTTGTCGACTAACGGTAAGTCGAGAGGGGAGCACTACTGAAAACTGCTGTCCTCATTCCCACTTTTACTCTTTGGTGACTTCAACGTTCACCTGGACAAGCCTTATGCTACAGTTTCCATTCACTGCACTTCTAGCTTCATTTGATCTCAAACACCTTACCACTACAAATCAGACAACCACCTTGACATAATTTACACATAGTGTTGAATTGCAgataacattttggtcaaaccCCTACATATCTCTGACCATTTCTTCATTACATTTACAATACATCTTTATACATGTGTGCCTCCAACCCATCTACAGGTTACTTTTAGACTAAACCTACGCTCTCTTTCACCATCTTTCCTCTGTAGCATTTCTGTCTCCTCTCTcaggcaaaagtataaaaactcACACCATCTATCACCTCACACCTTCTCCTAGCAATCTCTCCTACACTCTTACCAGCActcacacatcatcatcatcatcacatctCTCCTCACAGGCTCGGGTAACcccactgctaaaaaaaaaactacattaaacacTTCACTTATAAATATCTACTACCACTTCGCTGGTTTGAATCCAGTCTCACCGGTAGATCTTTCAGGGTTGCCTGGGGaggggaggtatccaaagcacatcaactggtcactggggttcctcagggctcagttctaggaccgctcctcttctccatatacactacatCAGTGGGacccatcatacaggcacatggctTATCTTActattgctatgctgatgacacacagctctagctctcatttcaaccagatgatccaacgaTAGCAGAACAGATCTCAGGCTGCCTGGTGGACATCTCAGTATGGATGAAAGAACATTACCTgcagctcaacctggcaaagactgagctttTTGTCTTCCCTGCCACTTCAACTGTACAGCATAATATCACCATCCTGCTAGGTTCTTCCACAATTACCCCAACAACTttggtcagaaatcttggtgtaatcttTGTTGAAAAGCTGATTGCGGTTTGCATTGCATAACTTTCGAAAGatcaggggtctcatttataaaactctccgtagatttatttcagatttttaaacaACGCATACGCTAGAACCTGTGCAAAAATCACTTTATAAATCTCAGTCAGGGGAAGATTGTGCGAACTTGCCTCTCCACCTCATCTCCTCCCCgaaatcaccatatatggagcttacaacgcctagttttactatgcataactTCATCTGCATATAATTTCCATGCATATTCCCATCCACCTGACACCATCAAGGAAATATGAGATACCGAGTATAAATGGCATTTGTACCATACAATATTTATTCCTAAAAATCATCCAGTATTCTTGTTATGTTTtagcataaatatatcaaaatccagaaaaactaaactttttaaaatagttctcagataaatattttagaatagaGTTGATCTTATTTATTTTCCACTGGCCAAAATGTATTTCAATTGTTTCATACAATTTTAATCAATTTTCATTTATGCAGTTATCCTGATAAGGTGAACGtcttttagctatttttattctatatttattgcagtgtaaataTTGTCTGACTCAGCACCTCACTGACAAAATAGCCTGTTTTAAAaagaacacatgcaaattaacatTTTCTTCAAGTTGTATTGTTCAAATACAGTGGTATTTTTCATAATGGCACCAACACCTCTGTGCAGCTGTGGTTGTTTCACTGACCTATTAAAACCAGACGACATAGATCGTTCTACTAAATCCAGCAGTGTCCGCCACAATCTCGAAGTGCACATCATTGATAATTGTTCTcactaaaatattttctcaaaacatctacagtttagtttaaagatgaaTTATTGTGCACCTATAGCACTCCACACTGTCATTAAAACAGCATGACACAGGAAAAGTGATCAAACGCATCCACTAAACATgcctaaatttgtattttttttttacttctgcatAATGACTTTATGCGATTTCAGTATCTCCATTATTGAgagtggaatatttaatgtaaatgtgtaattcaaaatgaaaacattactTTTCTCACTCCAGGAAAAAGAGTGCATAATATGCATGGTCTAGAATGTCCGTATGTTGCGTACATAATGTACATAATACATAATTTGGGTGTagcaacatttataaatgagaccTATGCCCTTTCTAACGAAGCATGCTGCACAACGTCTTGTCCAGGCCCTTTTCATTTTTTAGGCTGGTCTACTGCAACTCTCTCTCGCTGGACTTCCATCAACCTCAACAAATGATTAAGAATTCAGCAGCACGAGTGGTCTTTAGTGtgcccaaaagagcccatgttacacctctctttatctcctagTTCaagacattaaagggggggtgaaatgctcgttttcactcaatctcctgttaatcttgagtacctatagagtagtactgcatccttcataactccaaaaagtctttagttttattatattcataagagaaagatagtctgtaccgatttttcccggaaaaacacgaccggctggagtcGTGAcgttaaagaatcacgagcgccagtaggcttttgcgttgagagcgtttggaagctgtgacaccgtgaggaaaaaaccaaacaaaacaaaccatggctaacagttagattcagtgtatatttatgatccagaatcagatccagaggctgaaactgaacgagagcagcagcagcagcaacgactcactccgagcggacgcactaacaagaaggcagagatatttgaagcagttttactcaccgcctgcggttccaacacacgatcatggtcctttttcgttgggattgcatcatccttaagaaataaacgatacgcaaatccgtcgtcaaactgggccatgtttgtaaaacaagcatcttcgaaatccagggaacaaacacaaacacttgcacaactccgttgatgctctgtaaaaataaactctatccactttttttggtaatctgtgcagggttgtcttgccctggcaaacaaaaatacacttcttttgtgacatttcgcgatgctctcgctctgatcactgaatgcctctgttcttttactgtctatgctctgctctcagtgctctgctatacgggagcgcgcactcttccggcagaagtgccctaggacccatataaggaaattccgctccatctaacgtcacacagagccatactcggaaaaaactttccgaaacttgtgacaacccggaaggagtatttttggaacagaaatactccttcaaacgtacaacttaatttttgaaactttgtccatgtttagcatgggaatccaactctttaacagtgtaaaaaactcagtatgcatggaatagcatttcaccccccccctttaatacttGCATATAGAACAGGCACAGGCTCAGCACCTGCCTACTTCCACTAGCTAGTACGAGTCTACATCCCCTgcagaagtctgagatccgctAGTGAGCTACGCctcgtggtaccatcacagagaggcttagaatcactttccagaacattttcattcactgttcctggctggtggaacGATCTTCCCACCCTTTCTGAAATGCTGATTCCATGTCAATGTTCAAGCGACTGCTGAAAGCAAattccttctctttctagcttgtacttgtTTGAAACAATGCCTGAAACTTGGctttacaagcacttcctgtgacTGTTTGCCTATTTAGGAAGAaacgctttatgtattccccagtTGTAAGTCTCTttgcataaaagcatctgcaaaatgactaaatgtaaaactaTAAAGAGTATCTACAGTCCCTGAAGTTACTGCAAAGTGATCATTTTGTTCTCAAAACGTGCTTTTCTATATATGTGCACCAGTTATAATAACAAGTATTGCAGGTCAGTTTGACTTCACAGAGGGTTTCCTTGACCATCTGAAGGTCACTGTATAATCTACAGAGATGAAGCAGTATGTCTATGTTTGGTCCATCCTTCTAGCTGGAGAAAGAGATATGAAACGAGTTTAATGGTGAACTGCTCTCTGTACAGCAAAGCCGTGTTTATTTCTGCTAGTTTCAGGAAGTCATTGGCTTCAGTGCGATCACTTGAGAAGCAGATAAGAACTTTAAACTATTTAGCAACTGTATTTAAGTGTGAAATAGGTCAGATTTTGGTGCATTTTACAAGCTGTTGTTTTGGCAGACTGACTtcaatttaagatgtttttaatctaATGAAGAAGGTTTAAGTTCTGAAACTCATcggatgttttttgtttttgtagcacAATGATCTCTTTTATATCAAAAGATCAGGGAATTTGGGTTTGTAAGTTCATGACCTATTTAAAGTACACTGAGTGTGGATTGACAGGCTGttctgggtggatgatagggtgttggtAGTGAGTGTTAAATACCAGCGGTGGTTTTGGTTTGTTGTGTGGTTCTTATGTGTTTCAGTAGCAGTTCTGCTGTTAAAAGGAAATAAGTGGAACTGTGGCAGTATCTGTTTAAATCCACTTTAAATTTAAGAGACACGAGGAGCACTGCATGCAATGATTTTACTGCCTATGCAAAATATCCACAGTGATgcacattagattagattagattcaactttattgtcattgcacatgtaaggtctaaccagaagtgcaataagcagtaagtacagaatatacaaggtctacaaggTATTATGgacatattttaaatactatcagcatgatatacagataggtgtactatgaacatactatacagatggattgtGTAAAAGTTTATGAATACTATaggcagaaactatgaacatataAACATCATTTACACATGAGTAATCAGGTCACAGCTCTCACATGTTCACTTATGAATAGTCCTTATTATCAAAGTCTTTCTGCCGCTGGTGGTCTAACATCAACCTCAAGTTTTATTTTATCTTTCCTAAAAATACATTCTGAGCATGCTGCGCAATAATTGTCATTGTAgcaaataataaacttttttaaatCGTCTTTATTTCTTTAACTTTACTTGTGGCACCCTACGATAGTGAACACCTGCTGTTTTGTTACTTTCATATGGTTGTATTAAACTACAGAAGGGTACGTTTGAagaatgtatgtaaatatgttcGTATCATGTGATATCATGTCTGTTTCTTTAGAAACAGGAACAAGCAAGATGAGGTATGTGTCTTCAGAAGATGTGCTAATGTGACTCGTCCTCCACTCCATCCTTGTTGACTGGTTGTTACTAATGTATTCTTTATCTGTGTGCTCTCAGTCTTTTAGGTTagaaagaaagaagaggaaaCATGTCTGGCCCGCCACCACCGCCCCCTCCTGGCCCTCCTCCAACCTTTTCACAGGTATAACAGCATTGTTCACATCTACATATATTGATTATTGGCTAAACTTAGTACTTAAATCTATCAAAATATTTATACCGAACCTAATAGATGTATTTTGGTAGTGATTATGTTACCAGTTCATTTGTATGAACTACAACAGTATCTTACTTGAAACAGATGATGAATCTACATTTGTTTTCAGGAAACAATCCCAGTTGTGCCTGAAAATGAAAGGACAAGGCTACTGTTAAAGATACTGTATTTTGGCACctaaaaagtttacttttttacttttacagttTATGCATAATTATTATGCAAGTTGAAATTCTGGTCAtactatatatgtatttttttcaaagaACATTTGAAcaattccaagccatatcaatcttaataacttctattaattttgtatttaataatttataagtaATATATAATTGTTAACCAGGGCTGGAGGTGAAAAATGCCTTATGCTTAGTtatgcataattattataaatgcctaaatcataaaaaaaagagagtgagagagagagaaatgtttaagttaaatattattaaaagccaatgagaaatattaaaatctaatgcaatacagaaactgcaaaaataaatcaTGACCACTGCACggcaaaatgcaaaatgcagttGGGACaactatagtatagtatagtatagtatagtatagtatagtatagtatagtatagtatagtatagcatAACATAAGATAGCAGAGTAGTCCCATTGTTATTTCAAACAAGAATGTGACCAGAATATCAGCATGCATGATATTTATGCACACACTGTATTTAAATCATGTGGTCAAAAATGCATTTACACCATATACATAGCGTACGCCATATTTCTAAAGGGTTTGGTATTCAAGGCACAAAACAGCTATTTTGAGTTGATGGCAGTGTGTGTTGTTGATGGAGCCTGTCTAATGTACAATGACTGTCACTAGGCAAACATAGAGAAGCCAGCCCTGAACAAAACTGAAAAGCAAGGGAGAAATGCTTTACTATCAGATATCAGCAAAGGAGCACGGCTAAAGAAAGCTGTGACCAATGATCGGAGTGCCCCAGTGCTGGACAGTGAGTTCACCTTGTTTTCTGCAATATATTTGGTAACatatttaatgtgtgtatgtgtgtgtgtgtgtctgcatgtatcctttattttttaaagagtgtAGAGCCAAAGACATTTGTGACCTGTGTTGGCAAAATGAGTCACAATGACCAACTTTTCAAAAAtgagttgttttttatttgactGAGCATCACTCATCTGAAGTCGATAGAGTCTGCAAAGTCCATTTGGAGAAAAATCCAGTAAAGGTTTTCTGAAGGTTCCAAAGCAAAACCATTTAGCAACATTACATCTGTAACAAggagtcagaggcgttcggatccatgtgcagaattatattaagagaatggtcatacaggcagaaatcaggaacggtGTCAGGTGtgttagggatatccagaatcattaaTGGTAACAAACGgatgtcggggcaggcagcagagaatcagagtcggtaacacaatccaagatcagacacgagaaaaacaaacacaagggaaaacgctcggaaatgctagacaggctaaacaagactttgcagtgagtgagagtgatggttttgcttttatgtgtgtgtaaatgaggtgcaggtgtggcaaggtaattggctgatgaatgaggtgcaggtgtggcaaggtgattgtgatgcagtgactcatggggaatgtagttcgggtgtggtgcaacagtatgagaggtgctagtgtccaagtgacatctggtggttgatgggtgaaattgtcctgagtggagtgccctctactgaagttcatgggcactccatctaatgatcgtgacaacaTCTTTTCCTCCAgctaaaataataactatattagtctaataataataataataataataataataataataataataataatatagcttatttattttatctttgttattgtgaATAAGAACATATGCCGAAAACATATGCTCCTCAGAAACATGtacaaataaagataattttagaTGTTTAATTACTATTTGGAGCAATACGATTGCTTGACGAGGGCTTAATGAACTAATTTTTGTAAAATCctcaaattttatttaaaaatttactttttagcGTGTAGCTTAACATTAGCCTGTGCGCATTTcaactcattttgccagcacggGTCACATGTGAAGGATTCATTCTCGTGATTATAATATCTAatgataatgtatttatttaatgcagaGCCCAAAGGAGGCggaggcggaggaggaggaggaggaggaggaggaggtggaggaggaggaggaggaggaggtggaggaggaggaggaggagctccAGGTGGACTAGGTGGGCTGTTTCAGGGAGGAATGCCAAGACTGAGATCATCAGGAGGCAATACCGGTAATCATCTAAAATTAATCATATTTAGGATTATTTAATATTGTACAAACCTTACACAAAAGTGGTGAAAATAAGacttattaaatacataaatatattttttataaatattacatacaataaatattacaacaacaactactactaccactactaataataataattaaattcataatttaatcatattattttgacattttggaaAAGAAATGTAAATCAAACAATAATACAAACTTGCATACTTACAAAATACTTATACTATTCTACacttattcatttaataataattagaattgtATTTGTAATTGAATCATATGATATTATACTATGCTAtactatgctatgctatgctatagTATACTTTGCTATGTTATGTTGTTCTATTCTATGCAATGCTGTACTATTCTATACAGTACTATTCTAtgctattttatattatactgtactatgctatgctatgctattctatcatatattatactatactacACTATACTATACTCTACTACacttatataatgtaataataattataatttaaaattttcaaccttttttgcattgtgacaaaaatttaaatcaaaatgtttactatactatactacactatactatactatactattcaAATTTTATATCAAAATGTTACTACACTATTATTATATACTTGTAAGGACAATTCTaatcctattttttatttaaacaaaaaaaaggacaCTATACTATATACTACACTGtaatatattatactatactacTAGGATACTATACACATATAATAACCctaatcataatttattcattgtttGGATTGTGACAAAAACTGAAATGTGCTATAATTAGAACTTTTCTTCATGTTCTTTGTTTTATGATCATACTAAAGCAGCAAGACCACCGATGCCTCCTACAGCGGGGAGATTCCCAGCACCCAGCAGCCCAGCCGGAAACAGACCCCCACTCCCAACCGCTGGACGACCCTCTCCTGGGAGGGCCGGACCCCTACCCCCCTCGGTTCGCTCGCCCAGCTCTCCCAGCGGCCCACCGCCTCTACCAGGAGGGCGACCATCAAGTTCCTCCCCTTCTGTTCCAGCCCCCAGCCAGCCGGGCAGACGTCCAAGCCTTCCTCCACCGAGGGATCCCCAGCCTTCCTTCCCTCCACCGCCAATGCCCACAAGCGCCCGGCCGCCACCAGCCACGATCCCAAGCAGGCCCTCGGATGACTTCCCTCCCCCTCCACCACCCACCGGAGGAAGCAGAGCATCATTTTCTAGAGATGGGCCACTACCGCCACCGCCGCCATCAACTGAGAGTAAACCCCTGAGTTCTCAGAGGCCTATGGGTAATACGCCTCCATCCTTACCTCCAGGAAGAGGAGGGGTCCCACCCATCCCACCATCCCCACGGGACGAGCCCAACACAAGAGGCTCTCCTAGAAACAGTCTTCCTCCTCCACCACCCCCTGGACGCTCCAGCCCTCTGCCACCTCCACCCAACGAGAGGCCGCCTCCACCGGGACGAGGCCCATCCACACGCTCAGGTATGAGCAGGGTCACTCCTGTTTTGCtatgtattttttactgtaacattattaagtattttattttttttatagagcagctttacagaaaattctgtgaattatttactatatatatatatatatatatataaacaatcaagCAGTTGATACTTGCTATATAGTATACTATGCATACTTTATATCCAATCTATATAAAGAGCAGCGTGATAATAAAGTTTACATTTGCAACATTATTTGAAATTCAACTAGTGTGACTAACTAATATGATGTtaaactttgaatatttggtgctAATAGCGTATTTATAAAACATGCATtgcaattcaaaagtttgaggtggTTAAGATATATATTCATAAGTTTCTCATGCTCATCAAggttgcttcatatttttttcggaaaccattaaacttttttttcgtGATTCAGAatggaaatttcaaaagaacagcatttattttaaacagaaatcttAAAAGTTATGCATGTGTTGTCTTTACTGAGAGGAATCGTTCTATATTGTGGACTCATCATTTTGTGGCTGCTGCTCTCCTTCAGGTCCTCTACCACCTCCACCcgctggaggaggaggaggcagagGAGTGTCTCCCCCCTTACCTCCTCCTAATCGTCCCGGTGGATCCGGCAGACCCCCTCTACCCCCAGACCCTCCCAGGGTGCCCAGCTTCCCTCCTCCACCGCCCGACACCATCAATGGCTACCAGAGTCCTCCAGCACCTGCCACAGGTATGCTATTCGGGGATAAGAGAAagtattaaagaaaaaattaaaacgtACTATTTGGCAGTTTAACAAATTTTAGCTCagaggaataattcacccaacgTTTACCCACCCTCAAGTgttttccaaacttgtatgactttcttctgtgaaattttaataaaaaaaggtgattctttgaaaaatgttggttggtaatcaaacagttctGGTTCCCATTGAAATTAATTGtatggacagacagacaaactgaAACAGTTTGACCAACAGAACATCTTCTTCTGTACTgcgcagaagaaagaaagaaagtaagagTTGCTATGATgagaggttgagtaaatgatgacagaatataagACACAGCATGATGTCGATAGAAATATTGACTTAATGAAACTGCTATTGAAAAACTGAGTGCTTATGTAATTGTTATTGATTCACTACTTGGCTGCACATATTCTCTTGTATTCTTTTCCTTTAGATGAGTGGGGGATGAGGTTTTCCTTCCATCCTCCGTCTGAATTTCCTCCACCGGAGCCATTCGTGTCCTTCCCCAAGACGTACCCCAGCAAATCTGGAGGCAAAGGTGAGCACCGCTGCATGTTGAGCAGAATTGTAATAAGAATTGTTTAAAAGTTATTCTTCAGCGTGTGTTGTGCTGTCTTTTCCTTCTGCTTTTACATAAGACATTGtatttttatgcaatatttaagtgttttaatgttgtaataatccatttgatcatttgatatctatttgtatttgttttttaggaACGAGAGACAGAGGAGCGCCACCCTTGCCTCCACTTCCCAGATAAAATGCTTAGACATTATTTCGTGTGAGCTGGATTTTCATCTGCTGAATGAGACTCGGGAACTCATTTGTGAAAATATGAATGTTTCTAGCTTTtcagttacattttttaaatcactttctCATGCATGTTAATTCCTTTGGGGGTCATTTTATATCATGGTACATATGTATTTCCAGATACGGCGATTAAAGTGCATTCTGTCATCATCTGAGAAAGTTTGTTTTAATCATTATAGCATCGTGTTATTCTGCACATTTCACTAATTACAAAAATATCCCATCCcgtaaattatatttcaatgtatTAATGTCACAGACACAGGTAG comes from the Carassius gibelio isolate Cgi1373 ecotype wild population from Czech Republic chromosome B9, carGib1.2-hapl.c, whole genome shotgun sequence genome and includes:
- the LOC127965415 gene encoding WAS/WASL-interacting protein family member 1 isoform X4 — translated: MSGPPPPPPPGPPPTFSQANIEKPALNKTEKQGRNALLSDISKGARLKKAVTNDRSAPVLDKPKGGGGGGGGGGGGGGGGGGAPGGLGGLFQGGMPRLRSSGGNTARPPMPPTAGRFPAPSSPAGNRPPLPTAGRPSPGRAGPLPPSVRSPSSPSGPPPLPGGRPSSSSPSVPAPSQPGRRPSLPPPRDPQPSFPPPPMPTSARPPPATIPSRPSDDFPPPPPPTGGSRASFSRDGPLPPPPPSTESKPLSSQRPMGNTPPSLPPGRGGVPPIPPSPRDEPNTRGSPRNSLPPPPPPGRSSPLPPPPNERPPPPGRGPSTRSGPLPPPPAGGGGGRGVSPPLPPPNRPGGSGRPPLPPDPPRVPSFPPPPPDTINGYQSPPAPATDEWGMRFSFHPPSEFPPPEPFVSFPKTYPSKSGGKGTRDRGAPPLPPLPR
- the LOC127965415 gene encoding WAS/WASL-interacting protein family member 1 isoform X2: MSGPPPPPPPGPPPTFSQANIEKPALNKTEKQGRNALLSDISKGARLKKAVTNDRSAPVLDKPKGGGGGGGGGGGGGGGGGGGGGGGGGGGGAPGGLGGLFQGGMPRLRSSGGNTARPPMPPTAGRFPAPSSPAGNRPPLPTAGRPSPGRAGPLPPSVRSPSSPSGPPPLPGGRPSSSSPSVPAPSQPGRRPSLPPPRDPQPSFPPPPMPTSARPPPATIPSRPSDDFPPPPPPTGGSRASFSRDGPLPPPPPSTESKPLSSQRPMGNTPPSLPPGRGGVPPIPPSPRDEPNTRGSPRNSLPPPPPPGRSSPLPPPPNERPPPPGRGPSTRSGPLPPPPAGGGGGRGVSPPLPPPNRPGGSGRPPLPPDPPRVPSFPPPPPDTINGYQSPPAPATDEWGMRFSFHPPSEFPPPEPFVSFPKTYPSKSGGKGTRDRGAPPLPPLPR
- the LOC127965415 gene encoding WAS/WASL-interacting protein family member 1 isoform X1 — translated: MSGPPPPPPPGPPPTFSQANIEKPALNKTEKQGRNALLSDISKGARLKKAVTNDRSAPVLDKPKGGGGGGGGGGGGGGGGGGGGGGGGGGGGAPGGLGGLFQGGMPRLRSSGGNTAARPPMPPTAGRFPAPSSPAGNRPPLPTAGRPSPGRAGPLPPSVRSPSSPSGPPPLPGGRPSSSSPSVPAPSQPGRRPSLPPPRDPQPSFPPPPMPTSARPPPATIPSRPSDDFPPPPPPTGGSRASFSRDGPLPPPPPSTESKPLSSQRPMGNTPPSLPPGRGGVPPIPPSPRDEPNTRGSPRNSLPPPPPPGRSSPLPPPPNERPPPPGRGPSTRSGPLPPPPAGGGGGRGVSPPLPPPNRPGGSGRPPLPPDPPRVPSFPPPPPDTINGYQSPPAPATDEWGMRFSFHPPSEFPPPEPFVSFPKTYPSKSGGKGTRDRGAPPLPPLPR
- the LOC127965415 gene encoding WAS/WASL-interacting protein family member 1 isoform X3; translated protein: MSGPPPPPPPGPPPTFSQANIEKPALNKTEKQGRNALLSDISKGARLKKAVTNDRSAPVLDKPKGGGGGGGGGGGGGGGGGGAPGGLGGLFQGGMPRLRSSGGNTAARPPMPPTAGRFPAPSSPAGNRPPLPTAGRPSPGRAGPLPPSVRSPSSPSGPPPLPGGRPSSSSPSVPAPSQPGRRPSLPPPRDPQPSFPPPPMPTSARPPPATIPSRPSDDFPPPPPPTGGSRASFSRDGPLPPPPPSTESKPLSSQRPMGNTPPSLPPGRGGVPPIPPSPRDEPNTRGSPRNSLPPPPPPGRSSPLPPPPNERPPPPGRGPSTRSGPLPPPPAGGGGGRGVSPPLPPPNRPGGSGRPPLPPDPPRVPSFPPPPPDTINGYQSPPAPATDEWGMRFSFHPPSEFPPPEPFVSFPKTYPSKSGGKGTRDRGAPPLPPLPR